In Melospiza melodia melodia isolate bMelMel2 unplaced genomic scaffold, bMelMel2.pri scaffold_88, whole genome shotgun sequence, a single genomic region encodes these proteins:
- the LOC134414004 gene encoding olfactory receptor 14C36-like, with amino-acid sequence MNRSPCPQQMSNSSSISHFLLLALADTRQLQLLHFCLLLGISLAVLLGNGLIISAVACGQHLHTPMFFFLLNLALSDLGSICTTVPKAMHNSLWDTRDISYKGCAAQLFFLMFFIGAEFYLLTIMCYDCYMSIRKPLHYRTLLGSRACAHMAAAVWASAFLTALMHTANTFSLPLCRGNALGQFFCEIPQILKLSCSKSQLREVGHLAVSACSVFGCFVFIVFSYVQIFRAVLRIPSEQGRHKAFSTCLPHMGVLSVFISTSTFAHLKPPNISSPSLDLALSVLYSVVPPALNPLIYSLRNQELKAAVWTLMTACFHKH; translated from the coding sequence atgaacaggtccccatgtccccagcaaatgtccaacagcagctccatcagccacttcctcctgctggcattggcagacacgcggcagctgcagctcctgcacttctgcctcttgctgggcatctccctggctgtcctcctgggcaacggcctcatcatcagcgccgtagcctgcggccagcacctgcacacgcccatgttcttcttcctgctcaacctggccctcagcgacctgggctccatctgcaccactgtccccaaagccatgcacaattccctctgggacaccagggacatctcctacaaaggatgtgctgctcagctctttttcttaatgttcttcattggagcagaattttatctgctgaccatcatgtgctacgactgctACATGTCCATccgcaaacccctgcactacaggaccctcctgggcagcagagcttgtgcccacatggcagcagctgtctgggccagtgcctttctcactgctctcatgcacacagccaatacattttccctgcccctgtgccgtggcaatgccctgggccagttcttctgtgaaatcccacagatcctcaagctttcctgctccaaatcccaactcagggaaGTGGGACATCTTGCTGTGAGTGCCTGTtcggtatttggctgttttgtgttcattgttttctcctatgtgcagatcttcagggctgtgctgaggatcccctctgagcagggacggcacaaagccttttccacctgcctccctcacatgGGTGTGCTATCCGTGTTTATCAGCACTAGCACATTTGCCCatttgaagcctcccaacatttcctccccatccctggatctggccctgtcagttctgtactcggtggtgcctccagccctgaaccccctcatctacagcctgaggaaccaggagctcaaggctgcagtgtggacactgatgactgcatgctttcataAACATTAA